DNA sequence from the Streptomyces tsukubensis genome:
CGGGCCGAGGTCGAGAGACTGATCACGGAAGGGAAAGCCGTTTCGTCGGTCCGGCTGACCGGCAAACGCTCCGGCGACTTCACCTTCCTGCTCAAACGCTGAGCCCTGACCCGGGGCCGGGGCCTGTCCGGCACGATCCGCCGGACAGGCCCCGGCCGTTCAGTCGCCGCCGCACGAGTACGCACCGGCATCATCGGCCCAGCTGCTCCCACCGTCCCCGGGAGCGCCGCGTTCCGCCGAGGGCGAGCCGCCCGGCCGGCGCGGGCTCGGTGGCGTCGGCCGGTACGCCCCCTTGTCCACCGCGGCACGGACGGGGTACGGCGGGCCCTCGCCCAGAGCGTCGGCCACCCGCTGCTCGCAGTACCGGTTGAAGCTCCGCCAGCGCCGGGAGAATTCGCTCGGCCACGCCGCGGCACAGAGCGACAGCACCGCCCAGATGGGAAACCACAGCAGGATCCACCAGCCGGGATCATTGCCCAGCGGCGGGAACGGCGTCTGTGAAACCACCCCGTGCAGGTTGATACCCACGCTCAGCACAAACGCGGCGGAGAGCGCGATCGCCCGGGTGCGTTCTGCATAGCGGCGCACATCCGGCACGTGCGATTCCAGTCGGTTCCGGTACGGGGCGAAATCGTCGTCGTCCAGGAACTCGTAGAGCCGAGCGCCCTCCGCGTCCCGCCGCCGGATGCCCTCGAAGAGCGCGGACAGCACCGGATCGGCCGGTTCCGGAGCGTCAGGTACGGCGGTGAGCACGCCCTCCTCCGAAACCTCCACCGCCCCCCGCAGATACAGCAGGTACACGGCCGTCCGCGCGGTCTGCCGCTCGTCACCCACCTGTCGGGCCGCCTCCACCGGCCCGATGCCCTCCCGCCTGATCCGGCGGATGGTGGCACGGTCGGCGCGCCCCCTGGCCCGGCTCCAGACGCCCAGCGCGATGTTGACCGCGACAAAGCCCAGCAGCCACCAGACCGCGAAGAACCTCTCGTCGATCACCCAGCCCATCGCGTTGTCCCCCTCACTCCCGACCGGCGTCCGGGCGTCCGCGGCATCAGTCGCCGCCCCCGCAGCCACCGCCCCCGCAGGTGTCCGCGCCGATCTCGTCGGCCCAGCCGCCCCCACCGGATTCCCGGGTCCGCGGCTTCGGCCGGGCCGGCTTCCGCTCCCGCCGCGGCCGGGGCGGGGTCGGCCGGAACGCCTTCTTCCCCAGCGCCTTCCGGGTCCGGGACGGAAGTCCTTCCAGTACGGCGTCGGCCTCTCGCCGGCAGTAGCGGTTGAAGCTCCGCCAGCGCCGGGTGTTCTCGTCCGGCCACGCCAGCGTGCAGAGCCAGAGCAGACCCCAGATCGGCCACCACAACACGACCCACAGCGCGGGGTCCCCGCCGAGGAAGGGGAGGCGCACCCCGGCACCCAGACCGTGCGCGGTCATACCGAAACTGATACCGCACGCGGCGAAGGCGACGACGGTCCGACCGGGCTCCGCATACCGCCGCACATCCGGGACGCGCGATTCCAGCCGGTCCCGGTACGTCGCGAAGCCGTCCACGTCCAGGATCTCGTACAGCCGAGCCCCCCTGGCGCCCTGCCGCCGGATGCCTTCGAAGAGCGCGGACAGCACCGGGTCGGCCGGTTCCGGAACATCGGGTACGGCCCTGACCACGCCCCCGTCCGAAACCTCCACCGCCCCCTGTTGTACGAGGAGCCCCACGGCGGTCCGCGCGGCCTTCCGCTCCTGGCCCACCTGCCACGCCGCCTCCACCGGCCCGATGCCCTCGCGCCTGATGCGCCGGATGGTCATCCGGTCGCCCCACCCCCGGATCAGGCACCAAAGGCCCAGCCCCGCATTGACCGCCGCAAACCCCACCAGCCACCAGACCGCAAAACGCCCCTCATCGGTCACCCACCCCATCACTGCGCCCCCGCTCTCGACTGGCGGCTATGTGCCCCGTACGGGACCGTCTCATGCCGCGTTGTGACACCGGGCTTCCCATGCCCGGGAGGCGCTGATTCTCGGCCGTCCCGGGCCCGGACGGGTGGGAACGGCAGTTTCCCTGGCGAGTGGCGAGGCGCCTTCCCTAGGCTGCCTCGGCATAGAGGGGCGGTCATCGGGGCCCGGCCCTGTGGTGATGGGTGCGGAGGAATGGCCGATGGACCGCAACAGCGGGTACGGCAAGTTGGTGCGGGACCGGATTCCGCAGATCATCCGTGAGGACGGGGCCGTGCCGGTCACCTGTACCGCGGGTCCGGAGGAGTACCGCGACCGGTTGCGGGACAAGCTTGGCGAGGAGGTCGCCGAGTTCCTGGAGGCCGACGATGCCAAGGCGCCGGAGGAACTCGCGGACATCCTGGAAGTCGTGCACGCGCTCGCCGCGGACCTGGGGATCGACGCGGATCAACTGAAGAAGATCCGTGAGGTCAAGGCGAGTGAGCGCGGCGGCTTCACCGAGCGGATCATCTGGTTCGGCAACCGCTGACAGCTCGGTTGCCCGGCCGCCCTAGGCGGTCGGCTTGGTCAGGACGGCATGGCATCCCCCGGGCAGCGGGAGCACCGGGACTCCCCGGGCGGGCACGAGTCCGGCCTGGCGGGCGATGGCGGTGATCTCGCAGGGGGCGATGCCGCGCTGGAAGGTTCCCTTGGACCGGCTGGACCAGAACCCGTCGTGGTGGACGCTCCAGTTGCCGTCGGCGGCGGCCTTGGCGATCTCCTCCGGGGAGCGGGTGACGACCACGACGTAACCGCCTGGGCGGGCGAAGGAGGCCGCGTCTTTGAGGGCCTGGATCCGCTGCCAGGGATCGGGCAGGACGTTGAGCACGAACACCGAGGTGACCAGGTCGAATCCGGTCTGCCGGGGGCGGGGCCAGCCGAAGCCGTCGTGCGGATCGAAGCCCTCGGCCCTCAGGCCCGCCGAACGATAGTGGGCGATGTCGGTGCCTCGGCCGCAGCCGTGGTCCAGGACGCTGCCGATGCCGAGTGGGCCGGTCAGATGTTCCGTCACCTCGCGGGAGGCCGGAGAGGGCGCCTGGCGGCTCATCGCCGTCTTATGAGGCTGATGTTCGTGCTGGGTCCGGACGGCGGGGGTACTGCCGTTCAGCTCGCTGAGTGCGAAGAGTACGTCGTCCGGCTCGGCAGGCCGCATGGAGAGAGGGAGGTCGATCAGCAGCGCGGAGTGGTCGGTGAACGCAGTTGGACCGCTTCGCACCGAGGAATCCGCAGTGATGGCGGTCACCGGTGTCAGATGGCTGCTGAGCAGGGCGAGATCACAGCGGAAACGGCTGGGTTTGCCGTGGGAGACCCGCTCGAAGGTGAAGACGGGCGCGTCGTCGGCGGTGGTGTCGGTCAGATCGGCGATCCGAGTCAACTGCTGCAGAGCCTGTCGTTCCGCTTTGGTGGTGAAGGCGCTGATCTCTTTGCCGAACAGGCCGTCTTCGGGGCGGGGCGCGAGATTGAAGTCCCCGCAGACCAGCAGAGGGCGGCCCTTCTCGGCGGCGGCCAGCGCGGCGAGTTCGACCAGCTGGGCGACCCGGAGGGAACCGGCTCCGGCGTCGAGATGTACCTGGAGGACCAGAAGCCACTCCAGCTCGATTCGTTGAACCCATGGGGTCGGTGCGGACACGGTCGGCGGGGCGAGGTCCTCGCTGACCCAGACAGCCAGATACCCGTCTCCGCCGGCGCATTGGAAGCCTCCCAAGGTTGGTGGCGTCCGGTCGGCGGGCTTGAACGGCTCCTGCGCAAGCAGAATCTGCACACCGCGCTCACGGAGCCAGGCGGCGAGCCGCGAGCGGGCGCCGGTGGCACCCAGACGCTTGTTGAGGTTGACCGAGGCCAGCAGCACAGGGCTCCTCCGGAGCAGGGAGTCACAGGGGCAGGGGCCTGCCGGAAGCGGCCTCGTCGCGGAATGCCTCCCACAGAATGTTCAGTGGATGAGAGGCATCATAGGTTTCGCGTTCTCCCTTGCGGGCGAAGACGCCGGAGACCAGCTGCAACATGGGGTCGAAGTCGTCGGCGAAGTCGATGAGCCGGAAGTCGTCGCTGGTGGGGAGGCGCCCGTCGACGGCGGCCTCGCCGAGGGAGCGGGCACACAGCATGCATCCGTAGGTCATACCGGACCGCAGCAGGGCGAGTCCGTAGTAGATGTCGTCGATCTCGGCGGCGATCCGGAGCCGCGAGCGGAAGTCGGGCCCGTACCAACGCTCGACGAAGTCGGTGATCACCCCGCGTGAGGGGACCACCAGCGGCAGGCTCCGCAGCCGTTCGAAACCGACGGACCTGGTGGCGAGTTCGCGCACCGGCAGGTTCGTCAGCAGGGCCAGGCCCTCGCGATGCCACTCCAGGAAGTCGTACTCGGAGGTGACCCGCTCGGCGGCGGCGTCGGCCGCGAGTCCGCCGCACAGCAGATCCACCTGGTTGGAGTCCAGTCGCTGCCAGAAGTCACGGGTCCGGACATGGACGACCTTCAGTTCCACCTCCCGCTCCAGTAGCTGCGGGGCCACCTGCTCCCACACCCGCCCCAGAAAGCCGAGGGTGAACTCCGTGGTCCCTACCGTCAGCGTCGAACCGAGGCGGCGACGCGAGTCCGCGATGCCCTGTAACCAGTAGGCGAAGGTCGCCTTCGCCCGCTCGACGACCTCCAGTCCGGTCGGAGTGAAAAGGAAGTCCCGGCCCCGGCCCTGCTTGACCACCAGCAACTCTCCTGTCAACGACTGAAAGTTGCGGTTGAGGATGTCGAGCTGCTTCTGCACGCTGGACTGTTCGCGGCCCAGGACCTTGGCCGCCGCCAGCGCTGTTCTCGACTCCCGGACGATGATCAGCGTCCGCAACTGATCCCAGGTGAGGTCCAGAAGGTCCGGAGAACACGAGATCAGATCGGCCCGGAACCCCTCCGGCCCCGGAACCCTCAACGGCCCGGAAGGCAACGACGGCGCCATCAAGCCTCCTCTCCGACGCGGCTTCGCTCAGCTCGTATTGTCCGTACGGTCAGCAGAACTGAACCTCTCCGCATCTCATCCCGAGAAAACCTGCAAATGTCCAATCGGACAGGAGGATATCGAAGGATATTCGGGGGAACATTTCAGCAGCCGCCTTCGATTCGAAAGGTGAGGGGTGTGGCGCGGTCCGAGCCCGGGGTGAGCCGTGCTCCCAGCCGAGTCGGCGGCCCGAGTTCTCCACCGACCTGATTCAGAGGTGACCGTGATGGACTGCCAGTTCTGCACCGAGTTCGCCGCGCGCGAGAACACGACCCTGATCATCACCGAGACCGCCGGCGGCTGGGTACTTCTGCCGACCATCGGAGCCTTCACCCCGGGCTACTGCCTGTTCATGCCGTTGCAGCACCTGGACGCCGCCGCCGATGCCGGCTCCGCCTGCCTCAGGCAGGTCGCTGAAGAGACCGAGGCCATGCGCACACTGGTCCAGGCCCGCTACGGGCCGACCATCGTCGCCGAACACGGCCCACGTGCATGCGACTCGGGTGCATCCTGCTGCAGCCACTGCCACCTGCACCTGATTCCTGTTCCCGAGCCGGACGCGATTACTGCCGCCTACGAGACGACCGGCGGGCCGGGCCTGCGGCTCCCTTCCCTGACCGGCCTTGCGGGAGTGGTGGACGGTTCCTACCTCTACCTCTCCCCGCGGCCCGGCGAGCACTACTACTGGCCCTCGGCGGGCTTCGCCCGGCAATTCGTCCGCCGGGTGTGTGCGGACCAGCTCGGTATCGGCGAATTCTACGACTGGCGCGATCATCCTTTCACCGCCCACCGCCGGCGCACCTTCGCCGAGCTGACCACCGACTTGCACCTCGCGGACGCTGCCTGAGCAGAGAGAAGGGGAACAGTGTGATGACCACGGCTCTGCCCCGACCGCTCCACATGCTTTCCGCCACCGAGCTGGCGGCCGCAGCCGGTGACCGCCGCTGGCCGAAGTGGCAGAGCATGGCACTGATGCACTCACTGAAACTGCCTGTACTCAACGCCTGCCTCATCCCACCCGGCCACAGCGCTGCCGCCGGCCTTCTGGCCGCCGCTACCGGAACTCGGACGCTGATGATCCGCTCGGACGGTGGGGTGGAGAAGAAGCAGTACTACCGAGGTGGTAATACCTTCGGAATCGAGGAGATCGGGCCAAGGGCCACCGGGCTGCTGGCGGACGGGCGAGCGGTGATACTCGCGGAGCCCACCAACCGCTTCACCAACCGCCTGACCGTCCTGCTCCGTATGGACCGGCCCGGCCTCGGCCGTCCCGGTTCACTGACCCTGGAAGCCCTGGGGCCCGGCTACGACGTCGCGGATCTGACCCGCGGGCAGATCCCGCCACAGGTCACCGCGCACTTGGATGATGTCGACTTCACCCGCTACGAGTCGCCCCGCTGGCAAGAGTGGAAGTTCACCGGGGATCAGTGCATCGGCGGTGAGGACGCCCGCCGCCTGCGCCGCCTTGAGCGGCTCGCCACCCAGACCCTCACCGATGGCGGCCACCTCGACGGCGAGGCAGGCGCCGAGCACGCCGAGGCCTGGCTCCGGCAGCGCGGCTACCTGCAGCTGTTCGGACCGCAGCCGACCCGCGAGGCCCTTGCCAAACGCGCCCGTGGACTCTTCGACGACGCCTTCGTCCTCGCCCTCGCACAACCGAACCGGAACTGGCACTGCCTGGCCACCGCGTTCTCCGTCTTCGCAGAACCCCGCGCCCTCTACTGGGACCTGGTCGACGGTGAACGCAAGTACGCCGCGACAACACCGGCCGCCGCCCGATACACGGGGCGGACCGCATGAGCACCACACCGATCTACCTGGACCACCAGGCCACCACCCCGCTCGACGGGCGCGTTCTGGAGGCCATGCTGCCGTTCCTCAGCCATGAGTACGGCAACCCCTCCAGCCCGCACGCTTTCGGGCACACCGCCGCCGAGGCCGTTCGCACCGCCCGCCGTCAGGTCGCCGCACTGGTTCGCGCGGAGAACGAACGGGAGGTCGTCTTCACCTCCGGCGCCACCGAGGCCAACCATCTCGCCATCGTCGGCGCTGCCCTGGCCGTCCGCCCCTCGGGCGGGCACCTCGTCACCACCGCAATCGAGCACAAGGCCGTACTCGCCGCTTGCCGACGGCTGGTCGACCACCACGGCTACACCCTCACCCGCGTCGCCGTCGACGGGTACGGCCGCGTCTGCCCGGCCGACATCGCCGCCGTACTCACCCGGAACACGGTGCTCGTCTCGGTGATGCACGGCAACAACGAGATCGGTACCCTGCAGCGGCTCGCGGACATCGCCGAGATCACCGCCTCGCGCCGAATCGTCCTGCACACCGATGCCGCCCAGAGCGCCGGCTACGACCTTCTGGACGTCGCCGAACTCGGTGTCGACCTGGCTTCTTTGTCCGGCCATAAAATCCATGGACCCAAGGGCATCGGCGCCCTCTACATACGCGGCGGCACCCCGGTCATCGGCCAGCAGACCGGCGGGGGACAGGAACGCGGACTACGGGCCGGTACCCCCAACGTTCCCGCCATTGTGGGCTTCGGTGCCGCCGCTCACCTCGTGACCACCGAGACCGTTCCGGCCCCGTCCCGCATCCGAGCCCTGCGCGACCGGCTCCAGGGCCGTCTCCTGGCTGCGATCCCCGGCGCCGCGGTCGATGGGCACCCGCACCGGCGGCTGCCCGGGAACCTCAGCCTCACCCTTCCGGGGGTGGAGGCCATCGACCTCCTCGACCGCCTCCCCGGAATCGCTGCCTCCACCGGATCGGCCTGCAACACCGGAAGCGCCGAACCCTCCCACGTACTCACCGCGATCGGCCTCACCCGCGGCCAGGCTCGCGCGACTCTCCGGCTCAGCGTAGGC
Encoded proteins:
- a CDS encoding cysteine desulfurase family protein, whose amino-acid sequence is MSTTPIYLDHQATTPLDGRVLEAMLPFLSHEYGNPSSPHAFGHTAAEAVRTARRQVAALVRAENEREVVFTSGATEANHLAIVGAALAVRPSGGHLVTTAIEHKAVLAACRRLVDHHGYTLTRVAVDGYGRVCPADIAAVLTRNTVLVSVMHGNNEIGTLQRLADIAEITASRRIVLHTDAAQSAGYDLLDVAELGVDLASLSGHKIHGPKGIGALYIRGGTPVIGQQTGGGQERGLRAGTPNVPAIVGFGAAAHLVTTETVPAPSRIRALRDRLQGRLLAAIPGAAVDGHPHRRLPGNLSLTLPGVEAIDLLDRLPGIAASTGSACNTGSAEPSHVLTAIGLTRGQARATLRLSVGRTTTDADINRAADLIIRTAHTLMPPSGRACTTTVT
- a CDS encoding DUF2207 domain-containing protein, with amino-acid sequence MGWVIDERFFAVWWLLGFVAVNIALGVWSRARGRADRATIRRIRREGIGPVEAARQVGDERQTARTAVYLLYLRGAVEVSEEGVLTAVPDAPEPADPVLSALFEGIRRRDAEGARLYEFLDDDDFAPYRNRLESHVPDVRRYAERTRAIALSAAFVLSVGINLHGVVSQTPFPPLGNDPGWWILLWFPIWAVLSLCAAAWPSEFSRRWRSFNRYCEQRVADALGEGPPYPVRAAVDKGAYRPTPPSPRRPGGSPSAERGAPGDGGSSWADDAGAYSCGGD
- a CDS encoding methyltransferase domain-containing protein; its protein translation is MLLASVNLNKRLGATGARSRLAAWLRERGVQILLAQEPFKPADRTPPTLGGFQCAGGDGYLAVWVSEDLAPPTVSAPTPWVQRIELEWLLVLQVHLDAGAGSLRVAQLVELAALAAAEKGRPLLVCGDFNLAPRPEDGLFGKEISAFTTKAERQALQQLTRIADLTDTTADDAPVFTFERVSHGKPSRFRCDLALLSSHLTPVTAITADSSVRSGPTAFTDHSALLIDLPLSMRPAEPDDVLFALSELNGSTPAVRTQHEHQPHKTAMSRQAPSPASREVTEHLTGPLGIGSVLDHGCGRGTDIAHYRSAGLRAEGFDPHDGFGWPRPRQTGFDLVTSVFVLNVLPDPWQRIQALKDAASFARPGGYVVVVTRSPEEIAKAAADGNWSVHHDGFWSSRSKGTFQRGIAPCEITAIARQAGLVPARGVPVLPLPGGCHAVLTKPTA
- a CDS encoding LysR family transcriptional regulator, which codes for MAPSLPSGPLRVPGPEGFRADLISCSPDLLDLTWDQLRTLIIVRESRTALAAAKVLGREQSSVQKQLDILNRNFQSLTGELLVVKQGRGRDFLFTPTGLEVVERAKATFAYWLQGIADSRRRLGSTLTVGTTEFTLGFLGRVWEQVAPQLLEREVELKVVHVRTRDFWQRLDSNQVDLLCGGLAADAAAERVTSEYDFLEWHREGLALLTNLPVRELATRSVGFERLRSLPLVVPSRGVITDFVERWYGPDFRSRLRIAAEIDDIYYGLALLRSGMTYGCMLCARSLGEAAVDGRLPTSDDFRLIDFADDFDPMLQLVSGVFARKGERETYDASHPLNILWEAFRDEAASGRPLPL
- a CDS encoding nucleoside triphosphate pyrophosphohydrolase → MDRNSGYGKLVRDRIPQIIREDGAVPVTCTAGPEEYRDRLRDKLGEEVAEFLEADDAKAPEELADILEVVHALAADLGIDADQLKKIREVKASERGGFTERIIWFGNR
- a CDS encoding DUF2207 domain-containing protein, translated to MGWVTDEGRFAVWWLVGFAAVNAGLGLWCLIRGWGDRMTIRRIRREGIGPVEAAWQVGQERKAARTAVGLLVQQGAVEVSDGGVVRAVPDVPEPADPVLSALFEGIRRQGARGARLYEILDVDGFATYRDRLESRVPDVRRYAEPGRTVVAFAACGISFGMTAHGLGAGVRLPFLGGDPALWVVLWWPIWGLLWLCTLAWPDENTRRWRSFNRYCRREADAVLEGLPSRTRKALGKKAFRPTPPRPRRERKPARPKPRTRESGGGGWADEIGADTCGGGGCGGGD